The Chitinophaga flava genome has a segment encoding these proteins:
- a CDS encoding TlpA family protein disulfide reductase, whose product MKKSLLLFSLFILFCGNVVSAQKKFSLKLHVPSGISPERLEIFYNTGNSRVVVKPVFNNNKLTIAGEFYTKYASVSINYYSSDREVLYGNDFWVTEKPAVITFPEVAVPAKDSSAYEQQLLVSLRHPALINAGDIGRMGDDQLNNFLAAARKEVAAYGAAHAEKIEDKDSEERKMYCEKLQAVESRKIQFVTENSQLYYSLWFFLNDLVYAGQTVPEGYKGVTVDSLTSLFNRIFPDDAKNSFEGKMIRKVLKGRALEKGAPAASFSALDLGGKKISLHTYKGKYVLLVFWATWCAPCIAELPAIKEIRSTYSTDELCIISVSLDTDIPKLKKYIKDNNMNWLQIGRDENLISTYGVSGIPSVWLIDKEGKIAYKDKEESADYNKLPVLKNILKEHLTAK is encoded by the coding sequence GTGAAAAAATCGCTACTGTTATTCTCTCTTTTTATCCTGTTTTGCGGCAATGTTGTTTCCGCACAGAAGAAGTTTTCGCTCAAACTGCATGTTCCTTCCGGTATATCTCCGGAGCGGCTGGAAATATTCTATAATACTGGTAATAGTCGTGTAGTTGTTAAACCGGTATTCAATAACAATAAACTTACTATAGCCGGTGAGTTCTATACAAAATATGCCAGTGTCTCCATTAATTATTATTCTTCAGATAGGGAGGTGTTATACGGTAATGACTTCTGGGTTACGGAAAAACCAGCTGTAATAACATTTCCTGAAGTTGCTGTTCCTGCGAAGGATTCATCTGCCTATGAGCAACAATTGCTGGTGAGTCTCCGGCACCCTGCATTAATAAACGCAGGAGATATAGGAAGGATGGGAGATGATCAGCTGAATAACTTCCTGGCTGCTGCCAGAAAAGAGGTAGCTGCTTATGGGGCCGCTCATGCTGAAAAAATTGAAGATAAGGATAGTGAAGAAAGAAAGATGTATTGTGAAAAACTGCAGGCGGTGGAGAGCCGGAAAATCCAGTTCGTTACTGAGAACAGCCAGTTGTACTATTCCCTCTGGTTCTTTCTGAATGACCTGGTGTATGCCGGTCAGACAGTACCCGAAGGATATAAAGGGGTAACAGTAGATAGTCTGACTTCTTTATTTAACCGGATCTTCCCGGATGATGCAAAAAACTCATTTGAAGGAAAGATGATCAGAAAAGTTTTGAAGGGGAGGGCACTGGAAAAAGGTGCTCCTGCAGCATCATTCTCGGCTCTTGATTTAGGTGGGAAAAAGATTTCATTGCATACATATAAAGGGAAATATGTGTTGCTGGTTTTCTGGGCAACATGGTGTGCGCCCTGCATTGCTGAGTTGCCTGCCATTAAGGAAATAAGAAGCACCTACAGTACAGATGAACTTTGCATCATTTCAGTGTCACTGGATACAGATATCCCTAAACTAAAAAAATACATAAAAGATAATAACATGAACTGGCTTCAGATCGGCAGAGATGAAAATCTAATCAGTACCTATGGTGTGAGTGGTATTCCCAGTGTCTGGCTAATAGACAAGGAAGGAAAAATCGCTTATAAAGACAAGGAAGAAAGTGCTGACTACAATAAGTTGCCAGTATTGAAAAACATATTGAAGGAACATTTGACCGCTAAGTAA
- a CDS encoding galactosyltransferase-related protein, with product MRIFFLHIEGITDNNRAEMSNIFSFHSAAQSANLPVIKIQLNTREISHISLERTNGESLLKIPSPLQEMPDSTIPATYLFAACCLIDQYFEVTEADIFYINQPELAYLASIIKEYMESHIIYDMDTTSLFHTLLHGEKATEATFIHQADTIVCNSKLMFNTLADEYSFPENKLCLLPVPAPRLSGHAPSGEELLRNLGIHNSNSIIFYICEENNKECLQAVIGAFARLKNELPEAKLIIAGDNIPGDGLSAGYGHWKDITFIGSLPLHLISPFFDIADVALILYPGARNHFLLSQVTTHDVPVILPDTFFFQDFESHDKTIKLPVVNHIPSADLLIHTFKKILGATHPTDGTLRTKVAEEDHIHPSINRLFTAQPPASGVIPATVAPFRVSLILSYYRKLADFSKVLPVNAPYFQREGIEVIIVMDEPSEQEGLLQLISNYPSIHWKVIVNEQEHPWRNPCKAWNVGIRHAAYETVMVIDPECELHTDVISILWNKMAGREHYYAIGKVTFMDFNEEINAENAGQISFQPYGSIMMRKAHLEKVGGYTESYATWGGEDDNLRAKLQGIGIKEIYSNNAIVIHREMDKKGNAKRSLKARRLNEHLREEILHPPAHHYINPDWGRDFDKQLFNWQKKL from the coding sequence ATGAGAATATTCTTCCTCCATATTGAAGGCATTACTGATAATAATCGCGCAGAAATGTCCAACATCTTCTCATTCCATTCTGCGGCGCAAAGCGCTAACCTGCCGGTTATTAAAATACAGCTGAATACCCGTGAAATCAGTCATATCTCACTGGAACGCACCAACGGGGAGAGTCTGTTGAAAATACCCTCTCCGCTACAGGAGATGCCTGATTCTACAATCCCGGCTACCTATCTGTTTGCCGCCTGTTGCCTGATAGACCAGTACTTTGAAGTAACAGAGGCCGACATTTTTTATATTAATCAGCCCGAGCTGGCTTATCTGGCAAGTATTATCAAGGAATATATGGAAAGTCATATCATCTATGATATGGATACCACCTCACTGTTCCATACATTACTTCATGGAGAGAAAGCCACCGAAGCAACTTTCATCCATCAGGCAGATACCATTGTCTGCAATAGCAAATTAATGTTCAACACCCTGGCAGATGAATATTCTTTTCCGGAAAATAAACTATGCTTGTTGCCTGTTCCGGCGCCGCGTTTATCAGGCCATGCACCTTCCGGAGAAGAACTCCTCCGGAATCTGGGTATCCATAACAGCAACAGCATTATATTTTACATCTGCGAAGAAAACAACAAAGAATGTCTGCAGGCGGTAATTGGAGCATTTGCCCGTTTAAAAAACGAGTTGCCAGAGGCAAAACTTATTATAGCCGGTGACAATATACCGGGAGATGGATTGTCCGCTGGATATGGCCACTGGAAAGACATTACGTTTATTGGCAGTCTTCCTTTACATCTGATCAGCCCTTTTTTCGACATTGCCGATGTTGCATTAATCCTGTATCCGGGGGCACGTAATCACTTTCTTCTATCACAGGTAACTACACACGATGTTCCTGTCATCCTGCCAGATACCTTTTTCTTCCAGGATTTTGAGTCACATGACAAGACTATCAAACTGCCGGTCGTAAATCATATCCCGTCAGCAGATCTTCTTATACATACCTTTAAAAAAATCCTCGGGGCCACTCATCCCACCGATGGTACCCTGCGCACCAAGGTAGCGGAGGAAGACCATATCCATCCATCTATCAACAGACTATTTACCGCTCAGCCACCGGCATCCGGTGTAATACCAGCTACTGTTGCTCCTTTCAGGGTTAGCCTTATTCTTTCCTATTACAGGAAACTGGCTGATTTTAGTAAAGTGTTGCCTGTAAACGCACCTTATTTTCAACGGGAAGGCATAGAGGTAATTATTGTCATGGATGAACCTAGTGAACAGGAAGGCCTCCTGCAGCTCATTAGCAACTACCCATCCATCCACTGGAAAGTGATTGTAAACGAACAGGAGCATCCTTGGCGAAACCCTTGCAAGGCCTGGAACGTAGGAATCAGACATGCTGCTTATGAAACAGTGATGGTAATAGATCCTGAATGTGAACTTCATACGGATGTGATCTCCATTCTTTGGAATAAGATGGCCGGAAGGGAACATTACTATGCCATTGGAAAAGTGACATTCATGGATTTTAATGAAGAAATCAACGCCGAAAACGCCGGCCAGATCAGTTTTCAGCCCTACGGCAGTATTATGATGCGCAAAGCACATCTGGAAAAAGTAGGCGGATATACAGAGTCCTATGCAACCTGGGGAGGTGAAGACGATAACCTCAGGGCAAAACTGCAGGGTATCGGCATAAAAGAGATTTACAGCAACAATGCCATCGTCATTCACCGTGAAATGGATAAAAAAGGGAATGCCAAACGTTCGTTAAAAGCGAGACGATTGAATGAACATCTCCGCGAAGAAATACTTCATCCGCCAGCACATCATTACATCAATCCGGACTGGGGCAGAGATTTCGACAAACAACTTTTCAACTGGCAAAAAAAGTTATAA
- a CDS encoding TIGR04149 family rSAM-modified RiPP, which translates to MKKKLSLNLGNINEMMSREQMRTVIGGSGCDYGNPCAGTCADGSACRVPPACNKCSCGDKPC; encoded by the coding sequence ATGAAAAAGAAATTAAGCCTGAATCTTGGGAACATCAATGAAATGATGTCAAGAGAACAAATGAGAACAGTGATTGGTGGTAGTGGTTGCGACTATGGTAATCCATGCGCCGGTACATGTGCTGATGGATCCGCTTGTCGTGTTCCTCCTGCATGCAACAAGTGCAGTTGCGGAGATAAGCCCTGCTAA
- a CDS encoding HlyD family efflux transporter periplasmic adaptor subunit, giving the protein MNHENPAFHDSSMAVGEMLSANPGFLVRNGIGIFFGIITSLFALAWLVKYPDIVYGHAKMVGVNTPKLIVAKTSGKLVFLSNLNGKQVKKDEIIGIMESTAEASEVISLSQQIDSAIFYLQKKNYIRLNQLLQSDYSQLGEVQSAYRDFIHSYLQFRDYIQKGAFIQKRMLLGQELDNITHAHKNLFQQEQLYQEDTKLTQTTVDVNTQLLKAKVISELEYREQTSKLINKKLSLPQIKAALISNEREQIVKQKEIVELDNQIVMQQTIFLESLNNFKNDLAEWKRKFLLTAPVAGTLAYNGFIQENEHLQAEQHVAYVVPGNSAYYMQMVIPQENFGKVAVGQKVLLKFPSYQWEEYGSIQGKIGYISPIPTDSGYLAGIVLPDGLKTSYNKTLYFRDGLVARAEIITSDARLLERFYRNFLKNFNR; this is encoded by the coding sequence ATGAATCATGAAAATCCGGCTTTTCATGATTCATCAATGGCTGTGGGAGAGATGCTTTCGGCAAATCCGGGATTCCTTGTCCGGAATGGAATAGGTATCTTCTTTGGCATAATTACCTCGCTGTTTGCGCTGGCATGGTTGGTGAAATACCCTGATATTGTATACGGCCATGCAAAAATGGTAGGCGTCAATACACCCAAACTGATTGTAGCAAAGACTTCCGGGAAACTGGTATTCTTATCTAATCTGAATGGTAAGCAGGTAAAGAAAGACGAGATAATCGGTATCATGGAAAGTACTGCTGAGGCAAGTGAAGTGATTAGCCTCTCTCAACAGATCGATTCCGCTATCTTTTACCTGCAAAAGAAAAACTATATCCGGTTAAATCAGCTGCTGCAATCAGATTACAGCCAGTTAGGAGAAGTGCAGTCTGCTTATCGGGACTTCATTCACAGTTATCTGCAATTCCGTGATTACATCCAGAAAGGAGCTTTCATCCAGAAACGAATGCTTCTGGGGCAGGAACTGGACAATATCACCCATGCTCATAAAAATCTGTTTCAGCAGGAACAACTTTATCAGGAAGATACCAAACTGACTCAAACTACGGTGGATGTTAATACGCAGCTATTGAAGGCAAAGGTTATTTCTGAACTGGAATATCGTGAACAAACCAGTAAACTGATTAATAAGAAATTATCCCTTCCTCAGATAAAGGCTGCATTAATTAGTAATGAAAGAGAACAAATTGTAAAGCAAAAGGAGATTGTTGAACTCGATAATCAGATTGTGATGCAGCAGACAATTTTTCTGGAATCACTGAATAATTTTAAAAATGATCTTGCTGAATGGAAACGGAAATTTTTGTTGACTGCTCCGGTGGCCGGAACCCTGGCTTATAACGGGTTTATTCAGGAAAATGAACATCTCCAGGCAGAGCAGCATGTAGCATATGTTGTGCCGGGCAATAGTGCTTATTATATGCAGATGGTGATACCGCAGGAGAACTTCGGAAAAGTGGCGGTAGGGCAAAAGGTGCTACTTAAATTTCCTTCCTATCAATGGGAAGAGTATGGGAGTATACAGGGTAAAATTGGGTACATATCTCCTATACCAACTGATAGTGGATACCTTGCTGGTATTGTACTTCCGGATGGTTTGAAAACAAGCTACAACAAGACTTTATATTTCAGGGATGGTCTGGTGGCCAGGGCTGAAATCATCACCAGTGATGCCAGGTTGCTGGAAAGATTTTACCGGAACTTCCTGAAAAATTTTAACAGATAG
- a CDS encoding peptidase domain-containing ABC transporter, giving the protein MSFPFYFQYDAMDCGPTCIRMIARFYGKDIGINRIRNLSNINKEGVSLLGISDAAEKIGFKTRGAKITFDQLDSDASLPCILHWKENHFIVLPPQNYNKNKKGQKILIADPGHGLIKIDKETFLRNWLGASDSGVVLLLETTPAFFQQENDPGTKASWSTLFFYLKDHRRYFFQIFLGLLLGSLLQMVFPFLTQGIVDNGINTGNLHFIYIVLIAQLVLFFSRTVVDFVRTRLLLFISTRINISLLTGFWQKLMRLPLSYYDTKKTGDILQRIQDQNRIEQFLTGGSLNIFFSVINIFIFCIILFIYNSSIFLVYTAGSILYFLWVKLFLKYRRDLNYRRFAVASRENMATLQLIHGMQEIKLNNAEKQFRWKWETVQGQLFNLGFRSLTLSQYQQAGAFFLNEGKNILITFLVAKAVLDGHLTLGAMLAIQYIIGQLNAPVEQLIGVAQSFQDAKIALERLQETHMVEDEEPDHTDFITDLPADKSINIRNLYFKYPGSDNEPVFNGINLSIPANKMTAIVGMSGSGKTTLLKILLKFYDNYQGEIKVGESNFKYISPSYWRSQCGSVMQEGYIFNDTIARNIAVRDENPDRKKLLKACEVANILQFIESQAKGFNTNIGAEGNGISQGQHQRLLIARAVYKNPEYILLDEATNSLDANNEKVILENLSTFLQGKTALVVAHRLSTVKQADKIVVMDKGQIVEEGTHKELIMKKSYYYELVKNQLELGN; this is encoded by the coding sequence ATGAGTTTCCCTTTTTATTTTCAGTATGATGCAATGGACTGCGGCCCAACTTGCATAAGGATGATTGCCAGGTTTTATGGAAAGGATATTGGTATCAACAGAATCCGGAACTTGTCAAATATCAATAAGGAAGGTGTTTCATTGCTGGGGATCAGTGATGCGGCAGAAAAGATCGGGTTTAAAACACGCGGTGCTAAAATCACCTTTGACCAGCTGGATAGTGATGCATCATTGCCATGCATCCTGCACTGGAAAGAAAATCACTTTATTGTACTTCCTCCACAGAATTATAATAAGAACAAGAAGGGACAAAAGATATTAATTGCTGATCCCGGACATGGATTAATAAAAATAGATAAAGAGACTTTTCTGCGAAACTGGCTTGGTGCGAGCGATAGCGGAGTCGTTTTACTCCTGGAAACAACGCCGGCATTCTTTCAGCAGGAGAATGATCCCGGTACCAAAGCCTCCTGGAGTACTTTGTTTTTTTACCTGAAAGACCACCGCAGGTATTTCTTCCAGATTTTCCTGGGCTTGCTGCTAGGAAGCCTGCTACAAATGGTTTTCCCTTTCCTGACGCAAGGGATCGTTGATAATGGTATTAATACCGGCAACCTTCATTTCATTTACATTGTATTGATTGCACAGCTGGTGCTGTTCTTTAGCCGAACGGTAGTGGATTTTGTCCGTACGAGACTATTGTTATTTATCAGTACGCGGATTAATATTTCCCTGCTGACAGGATTCTGGCAGAAATTGATGCGGCTGCCGCTCTCTTATTATGATACCAAAAAGACCGGAGACATTCTCCAGCGAATACAGGACCAGAACAGGATTGAACAATTTCTGACAGGAGGAAGCCTCAATATCTTTTTTTCTGTCATCAATATTTTTATCTTTTGTATCATCCTGTTTATCTACAACAGTAGCATTTTTCTGGTCTATACTGCCGGTAGTATTTTGTATTTCCTATGGGTTAAACTATTTCTGAAATACAGGCGGGATCTTAACTATAGACGTTTTGCCGTTGCGTCCAGGGAGAATATGGCCACTTTGCAGCTTATCCACGGAATGCAGGAAATTAAACTGAATAATGCAGAAAAACAATTCCGGTGGAAATGGGAAACCGTGCAAGGGCAGCTTTTTAACCTTGGTTTCAGGAGTCTCACTTTAAGCCAGTATCAACAGGCCGGCGCTTTTTTCCTGAATGAAGGGAAAAACATTCTGATAACATTCCTGGTAGCAAAAGCAGTGTTGGATGGTCATCTTACGCTTGGGGCGATGCTGGCCATTCAATATATCATCGGTCAGCTGAATGCACCGGTAGAACAACTGATTGGCGTGGCGCAGAGTTTTCAGGATGCTAAGATAGCATTGGAGCGCTTGCAGGAGACACATATGGTGGAAGATGAAGAACCTGATCATACAGATTTTATTACGGACCTGCCTGCTGACAAAAGTATAAATATCCGCAATCTTTATTTCAAGTATCCGGGAAGCGATAACGAACCTGTATTCAATGGGATTAATCTTAGTATCCCTGCTAATAAAATGACGGCTATTGTTGGGATGAGTGGAAGTGGTAAAACAACCTTGCTGAAAATTTTACTGAAATTTTATGATAACTATCAGGGAGAAATCAAAGTTGGAGAAAGCAATTTTAAATATATAAGCCCTTCTTACTGGCGGAGTCAATGTGGTAGCGTGATGCAGGAGGGATATATTTTTAATGATACCATTGCGAGGAACATTGCAGTCAGAGATGAAAACCCTGACAGAAAAAAACTGCTCAAGGCCTGTGAAGTGGCAAACATCCTTCAGTTTATTGAATCGCAAGCTAAAGGCTTTAATACCAATATCGGTGCTGAAGGAAATGGCATCAGTCAGGGACAACACCAAAGGCTGCTCATTGCCAGGGCTGTTTATAAAAATCCGGAATACATCCTGCTTGATGAGGCTACCAATTCCCTGGATGCGAACAATGAGAAAGTAATACTGGAAAATCTCTCCACCTTCCTTCAGGGAAAAACAGCGCTGGTGGTGGCTCATCGTTTAAGCACCGTTAAACAGGCTGATAAGATAGTAGTCATGGATAAAGGACAGATAGTAGAAGAGGGCACTCACAAGGAATTGATCATGAAGAAGAGTTACTACTATGAATTGGTAAAAAATCAGCTTGAGCTGGGAAACTAA
- a CDS encoding galactosyltransferase-related protein has product MTKLDMNDVNFLIFCRIDSNDRINNLVTILSFIRQHFSTNITILETGTTSRISPATITQFAADYEFVEDSQEILHLTRYRNMLLNKAQQKIVFFYDTDIIVPPENISRAAALLRLHPHALVYPFDGRSYLVNKFYSNIYRKINNFQWFEQYPYASTPWFKGTVGGIIGINRQWALDNGFENEQLLGWGPEDKERYYRLKKKGARIIRLPGPLYHLYHERGVNSRPYSEDYSKQNQHIYLNTLMGFNNENILPPY; this is encoded by the coding sequence ATGACGAAACTGGATATGAACGATGTGAATTTCCTGATCTTTTGCAGAATAGACAGTAACGACCGGATAAACAACCTTGTTACTATTTTAAGCTTTATCCGGCAACACTTCAGCACGAATATCACCATACTTGAAACGGGTACAACTTCCCGGATATCTCCCGCTACCATCACACAGTTTGCCGCCGACTATGAATTTGTGGAAGACTCGCAGGAAATACTACATCTCACCCGGTATAGGAACATGCTGCTGAATAAAGCGCAACAGAAAATCGTTTTCTTTTATGATACGGACATCATCGTTCCTCCGGAAAATATCAGCAGAGCAGCAGCACTGCTTCGCTTACATCCACATGCACTGGTATACCCATTTGACGGGCGTTCTTACCTGGTGAACAAATTTTATTCAAATATCTATAGGAAGATAAACAACTTCCAATGGTTTGAACAATATCCATACGCCAGTACGCCCTGGTTTAAGGGAACCGTTGGAGGAATCATCGGAATAAATCGCCAATGGGCCCTTGACAATGGCTTTGAAAATGAACAATTGCTGGGCTGGGGGCCGGAAGACAAGGAACGGTACTATCGGCTAAAAAAGAAGGGTGCCCGTATCATCAGGCTACCCGGCCCTTTGTATCACCTATATCATGAACGCGGAGTTAATTCAAGACCCTACAGCGAAGACTACTCCAAACAAAACCAGCATATTTACTTAAATACTTTAATGGGATTTAATAATGAGAATATTCTTCCTCCATATTGA
- a CDS encoding vitamin K epoxide reductase family protein: MAYTFNTQLKSVASNFAKLTGVKITRDKIESDIEVNPYYPSLLSLSDTFSKFNIRNNAYKIQTDEFEQFDIATPFVAFVKFPETGEDFIVVTKLTESTVNYIYRGQKEESISMGAFLNRDYSNGTPKVFYKEVVWIAEPDEQSGDAEYKTALKKEQAGQSKKTILAAALLFLVALFVSFNVNGNVPLVPFLSVAMLKIVGLSVAAVLLMYEIDKNNAFVKQICSLSKKTNCEAVLSSKSAKIAGISWAEIGFFYFGATTIGLLMPNLSFEAKVGWVAVVNALAVPYIFYSIYFQWKVVKQWCPLCLAIQLILGLELIWSLAVYWRDPIALNVELPTLLVILFSVMLPVAGWYLLQPKLKQMNDHDLYMNAYKRLQYHPEVFKHLLRLENKAPEGWEDIGINLGNPDGKHVVIKVCNPFCGPCHKTHPVLKELLRVNPDVRLKIIYINRKDEADIANKTIGHLLTIAKNNPSEIQQAMNDWYTNESRDYEAFAAKHPLTIDTRLQSEEIVKMSSWCDRALVTHTPTFFVNGYRLPENYNISELKNLL; this comes from the coding sequence ATGGCATATACTTTTAATACCCAGTTGAAATCGGTAGCGAGCAACTTTGCTAAGCTGACAGGTGTGAAAATCACCAGGGATAAAATAGAATCGGATATTGAAGTGAATCCGTATTATCCAAGCCTGTTATCGTTAAGCGATACCTTCTCGAAGTTTAATATTCGGAATAATGCTTACAAGATCCAAACAGATGAATTCGAACAGTTTGATATTGCAACGCCGTTTGTAGCATTTGTGAAATTCCCTGAGACCGGTGAAGATTTTATTGTTGTGACGAAATTGACCGAATCAACAGTAAATTATATATACAGAGGCCAGAAGGAAGAGTCGATTTCGATGGGCGCATTTCTGAACAGGGACTATAGCAATGGAACGCCTAAAGTATTCTACAAGGAGGTTGTATGGATAGCCGAACCGGATGAGCAAAGCGGTGATGCGGAATATAAGACAGCATTAAAGAAGGAACAAGCCGGTCAGTCGAAGAAAACGATATTGGCTGCTGCCTTACTTTTTCTGGTAGCCCTGTTTGTTTCTTTTAATGTGAATGGTAATGTGCCACTTGTACCTTTTCTGTCAGTTGCTATGCTTAAGATCGTTGGGCTGTCGGTAGCGGCAGTTTTGCTGATGTATGAAATTGACAAGAATAATGCTTTCGTAAAACAAATTTGTTCTCTCAGCAAAAAAACAAATTGTGAAGCTGTTCTTAGTAGTAAATCTGCTAAAATAGCGGGTATAAGCTGGGCTGAGATAGGTTTCTTTTATTTCGGCGCCACTACTATCGGGCTGCTGATGCCCAACCTGTCATTTGAAGCGAAAGTAGGATGGGTTGCAGTGGTGAATGCGCTTGCTGTTCCTTATATTTTCTACAGTATCTATTTCCAGTGGAAGGTGGTAAAACAATGGTGTCCGCTCTGTTTGGCCATACAATTGATACTTGGCCTGGAGCTTATCTGGAGCCTGGCGGTTTATTGGAGAGACCCTATTGCCCTGAATGTTGAACTGCCAACGTTGCTGGTTATACTTTTCTCTGTCATGCTGCCTGTCGCCGGATGGTACCTGTTGCAACCTAAGCTGAAACAAATGAATGACCACGATCTGTACATGAATGCTTATAAACGCTTACAGTATCACCCGGAAGTATTCAAACATTTGCTTCGCCTGGAAAATAAGGCGCCGGAAGGATGGGAGGATATCGGCATCAATCTGGGAAATCCTGATGGGAAGCATGTTGTCATCAAGGTTTGTAATCCGTTTTGCGGGCCTTGTCATAAAACGCATCCTGTATTGAAAGAGCTGTTAAGAGTTAATCCTGATGTCCGATTGAAAATAATTTATATTAACAGAAAGGATGAAGCAGATATTGCCAATAAAACCATCGGCCACTTGTTAACCATTGCAAAAAATAACCCGTCTGAAATACAACAGGCGATGAATGACTGGTACACTAATGAAAGCCGGGATTACGAGGCCTTTGCAGCTAAACATCCGTTGACAATAGATACCCGTCTCCAATCTGAAGAAATTGTAAAAATGAGTAGCTGGTGTGATCGCGCACTCGTTACACATACGCCAACTTTTTTTGTTAATGGGTACCGGCTTCCGGAAAACTATAATATCAGTGAACTGAAAAATTTATTATAA